TTTAAATTTATTGATCGCTTTATTTTCTTATACACTAAAAGACGATACTATAGTGCACTTCGAATAGCGATTTTTATTTTTAAGGAGAGGAATAATTGAACAGCAAACTATTTTTATAAGTTTTATTGAGTTATTTATATCGAAAATAGTTCCGAAAAAATAAAATAATTAATAAAATCATTATCAAACAAAGGAAGTTTTCTGTGACAGTTTCGTATGCGTTATTGCTTAGCGCTTTTTTTCTGGCGCTATTCCAAGGTAGTTTTTCTTTCGTTCGAATAAATCAAAAGGCAGAACAACAAAAAAGATTTAAATGGATTAAAACGATCACGTGGGTACAATTTATATGCATTGCCGTTGCGGTTGTCAATTTAACCTATGCATTTTTAGTCAATGATTTTTCTTTTATCTATGTCGTCCAAAATTCGAATACCCACTTGCCTTGGTTTTATCGTCTGTCTGCGGTATGGGCAGGGCATGAAGGCTCAATTTTATTATGGGTATTTATTTTAAATTTATGGACAGTGAGTGTTCTTGTTTTCAATGAATCCATGGAGTTGGAACGACTGACCTCAGTTTTATCGGTGTTAGGATTTATTAGCGCTGGCTTTTTATTATTTCTATTGACACTGTCGAATCCATTTAATTTAACATCAGAATTGATCCAGGATGGACGCGATTTAAACCCATTACTGCAAGATCCTGGTTTAATCATTCACCCGCCGTTACTTTATATGGGCTATGTCGGTTTTTCAGTTAGTTTTTCTTTTGCGATTGCGGCATTACTCAGCGGTCGTTTCGAAAAAAAGTGGGCGGCCGCTATGCGGCCCTGGACGTTAGCTGCGTGGTGTTTCTTAACGTGGGGAATTGTTTCAGGAAGTTGGTGGGCTTATCGTGTATTGGGGTGGGGAGGCTGGTGGTTTTGGGATCCCGTAGAAAATGTTTCACTATTACCGTGGCTTTCTGGTACCGCTTTAATTCATTCCTTGTTCGTGGTCGAAAGACAAGAATTATTAAAAACGTGGGTGATATTGCTTGCCATAATAACGTTTGCATTCAGTTTAATCGGCACATTTATCGTGCGTTCTGGCGTTTTAATTTCTGTTCATGCGTTTGCGGTCGATCCCTGGCGAGGGGTCTTCATGTTAGGGTTATTCGTCGTATTCATCGGATCGGCCTTAAGTCTTTATGCGTTTAGAATACAATGCTTTCAACAATCCATGACCGCGTTTCATTGGTTTTCGCGTACAACACTTTTAATCCTCAATAACGTTCTACTCAGTGTGATGGTGTTTACCATATTATTGGGTACGCTGTATCCCTTAATCATTGAGGTTTTAGGTTTGGGAAAGCTTTCAGTGGGAGCGCCTTATTTTAATTTGGTATTAGCGCCATTTGC
The DNA window shown above is from Rickettsiella grylli and carries:
- a CDS encoding heme lyase CcmF/NrfE family subunit, coding for MTVSYALLLSAFFLALFQGSFSFVRINQKAEQQKRFKWIKTITWVQFICIAVAVVNLTYAFLVNDFSFIYVVQNSNTHLPWFYRLSAVWAGHEGSILLWVFILNLWTVSVLVFNESMELERLTSVLSVLGFISAGFLLFLLTLSNPFNLTSELIQDGRDLNPLLQDPGLIIHPPLLYMGYVGFSVSFSFAIAALLSGRFEKKWAAAMRPWTLAAWCFLTWGIVSGSWWAYRVLGWGGWWFWDPVENVSLLPWLSGTALIHSLFVVERQELLKTWVILLAIITFAFSLIGTFIVRSGVLISVHAFAVDPWRGVFMLGLFVVFIGSALSLYAFRIQCFQQSMTAFHWFSRTTLLILNNVLLSVMVFTILLGTLYPLIIEVLGLGKLSVGAPYFNLVLAPFAVFLLFFMGLSSLTSWKHQTHYHLKKIPNRLLGSVSISIILMSLLSRKFPWQVFIGLTLAIWIVLNTIPLLVESFKKKLSVRTILKTQGAMMIAHSGVVIVAIGILLSSYYSRERNVGMSIGDSLLLAGYHFKLHHVESLQGPNYTGAVAHIQMNHQKKPMLQPQLRYYPITNVMISKPAIAAGFWRDWYVSLAEPKGKQTWVLRFYYKPFVRWIWMGGIVMLLGGLWAIVLKRYPARFR